One window of the Peromyscus maniculatus bairdii isolate BWxNUB_F1_BW_parent chromosome 18, HU_Pman_BW_mat_3.1, whole genome shotgun sequence genome contains the following:
- the LOC102910834 gene encoding lys-63-specific deubiquitinase BRCC36-like, whose product MAARVMRRVQAVHLESDAFLVCLNHALSTEKEEVMGLCIGELNEGARSVSRLAHAGPEMGAVAQTVDAPARVVHIHSVIILRRSDKTKDRVEISPEQLSAASIEAERSAEQTGRPLRVVGWYHSHPHITVWPSHVDIRTQAMYQMMDQGFVGLIFACFIEDKTTKTGRVLYTCFQSVQDPKSSEYERLEIPIHIVPHTTIGKVCLKSAIELPRILCQEEQDAYRRIHRLTHLDSVTKIHNGSVFTKHLCSQMSTVSGPLLQWLENRLEQNQQRLQELEQEKEGLMEELSSLE is encoded by the coding sequence ATGGCGGCGCGGGTGATGCGGAGGGTGCAGGCGGTTCATCTTGAGTCTGACGCTTTCCTGGTTTGTCTCAACCACGCTCTGagcacagagaaagaggaggtgatGGGTCTGTGTATAGGGGAGTTGAATGAAGGCGCGAGGAGTGTCTCCAGACTCGCACACGCTGGCCCTGAAATGGGCGCGGTTGCCCAAACGGTGGATGCCCCCGCCAGGGTTGTTCACATCCACTCTGTCATTATCTTGCGGCGTTCGGACAAGACCAAGGACCGAGTAGAAATTTCTCCAGAGCAGCTGTCCGCAGCCTCCATCGAGGCAGAAAGGTCAGCCGAACAAACAGGTCGTCCCCTGCGAGTTGTTGGCTGGTATCATTCCCACCCTCATATAACCGTTTGGCCTTCCCATGTGGATATCCGTACACAAGCCATGTACCAGATGATGGATCAAGGCTTCGTAGGACTGATTTTTGCTTGTTTCATAGAAGACAAAACCACAAAGACTGGTCGGGTACTCTACACTTGCTTCCAATCTGTGCAAGACCCAAAGAGCTCAGAATATGAGAGACTTGAAATCCCAATCCATATTGTACCTCATACCACCATCGGGAAAGTATGCCTCAAATCAGCCATAGAGCTGCCGAGGATCCTGTGCCAGGAAGAACAAGACGCATATCGGAGGATTCACAGACTTACACATCTGGACTCAGTAACCAAGATCCATAATGGCTCGGTCTTCACCAAGCATCTGTGCAGTCAGATGTCCACAGTCAGTGGGCCCCTACTGCAGTGGTTGGAAAACAGACTAGAGCAAAATCAGCAGCGTTTGCAGGAGTtggaacaagaaaaggaaggcCTTATGGAAGAGCTGTCTTCCCTAGAATAA